A part of Cannabis sativa cultivar Pink pepper isolate KNU-18-1 chromosome 6, ASM2916894v1, whole genome shotgun sequence genomic DNA contains:
- the LOC133028956 gene encoding protein SRG1-like, which produces MSNKFIAPTMAGLVLPHEEVSQGIDMNRDDPPKEFFVKESAFGAVDSSPPLIPIPVIDLSMLSTETELEKLRSALSTWGCFQAIGHGISSSFLDKVREMAKDFFLLPMEEKENCFREAYNNEGFGSDVVLSKGQVFDWCNRLFLMVFPENQRKVNFWPENPKDFGETLIEYTMNIRSVRDVVFKATAKSLNLEEDIFLKHFGEKSTMRIRVNFYPPCPRTDKVLGLKPHSDRSGVTVLLQDKEVEGLQVFKDNQWSRVPVIPHALIVNLGDQMEIMTNGVMKSPVHRVTTNAEHMRGSVAVLIEPDIEEEIGPVEGLVNEERPKMYKTVKNYGHFNYTCFQKGIVPIDAVKL; this is translated from the exons ATGAGCAACAAGTTCATAGCTCCAACAATGGCTGGCTTGGTTCTTCCACATGAAGAAGTATCTCAAGGAATTGACATGAATAGAGATGACCCACCTAAGGAATTCTTCGTCAAAGAGAGTGCTTTTGGTGCTGTGGATTCATCTCCACCATTGATTCCAATTccagtcattgatttaagtatGCTCTCTACAGAAACTGAGCTGGAGAAACTAAGATCAGCTCTCAGCACATGGGGATGCTTTCAG gCAATTGGTCATGGGATTTCAAGCTCATTCTTGGACAAGGTGCGTGAGATGGCAAAAGATTTCTTTTTACTTCCAatggaagaaaaagaaaactgtTTTCGTGAAGCTTATAATAATGAAGGGTTTGGTAGTGATGTAGTACTTTCCAAGGGCCAAGTTTTTGACTGGTGTAATCGTTTGTTTCTCATGGTTTTCcctgaaaatcaaagaaaagtcAATTTTTGGCCAGAGAATCCGAAAGATTTTGG AGAGACTTTGATTGAATACACCATGAACATAAGGTCTGTTAGGGATGTTGTGTTTAAGGCCACAGCAAAGTCACTGAATTTAGAAGAGGATATCTTCTTAAAGCATTTTGGAGAGAAATCTACCATGCGAATAAGAGTCAATTTTTACCCTCCTTGTCCAAGAACTGATAAGGTTCTTGGGCTCAAACCACACTCAGATAGATCAGGAGTAACTGTTCTTTTACAAGACAAAGAAGTTGAAGGTCTTCAAGTTTTCAAAGACAATCAATGGTCTAGAGTTCCTGTCATACCTCATGCTCTTATTGTCAATCTTGGTGATCAAATGGAG ATAATGACTAATGGAGTAATGAAGAGTCCAGTTCATAGAGTGACAACAAATGCAGAGCATATGAGAGGATCTGTAGCTGTGCTTATTGAACCAGATATTGAAGAAGAGATTGGACCAGTGGAAGGATTGGTAAATGAGGAGAGACCAAAGATGTATAAAACTGTCAAAAACTATGGTCATTTCAATTATACCTGTTTTCAGAAAGGTATAGTGCCTATTGATGCAGTCAAACTGTAA
- the LOC133039160 gene encoding uncharacterized protein LOC133039160 gives MSDESVSHALFYCRSIRRVWKGTPSYHYIFTHSSEILFHDIADMIYTSLTKKDVELFLCTAWFVWFNRNKALKGQAPDPDHAILNLGQSLLEDYHSSQQTIVPSSRPGQNLVQPSWSPPTAGLLKLNVDAAVSKVNRKSGFGGIIRNSEGLVVAALAQPHFGGGSVPTLEAKSLLSMLHWCLTEHFFVHEVETDCKAITDALSRHKEDISVFGDLIRQIKNTLSQFPAARLSHVRREANTLADKLAHRALGLDEVAIWIGDDPCNLIELLSF, from the coding sequence ATGTCGGATGAGTCTGTCTCTCATGCATTATTTTACTGCCGGAGCATTAGAAGAGTCTGGAAAGGTACGCCTTCTTATCATTACATTTTTACTCATTCTTCTGAGATTTTGTTCCACGACATTGCTGATATGATATATACATCTCTAACCAAAAAAGATGTCGAGTTGTTTCTTTGTACTGCTTGGTTTGTTTGGTTCAACAGGAACAAAGCCCTTAAAGGTCAAGCACCCGACCCTGATCATGCAATCCTCAACTTGGGTCAAAGCTTACTGGAAGACTACCATTCCTCTCAGCAGACTATTGTGCCTTCCTCCCGCCCTGGTCAGAATTTGGTTCAACCGTCTTGGTCCCCCCCAACTGCAGGTCTTCTCAAGCTAAATGTGGATGCAGCAGTTTCCAAGGTCAACCGGAAATCGGGTTTCGGAGGTATCATTAGAAACAGCGAAGGTTTGGTGGTAGCTGCCCTGGCCCAGCCTCACTTCGGAGGAGGATCGGTCCCTACCCTGGAAGCAAAATCCCTCCTCTCTATGCTTCATTGGTGCCTTACAGAGCATTTTTTTGTCCATGAGGTGGAAACGGATTGCAAAGCCATCACTGATGCTCTCTCTCGCCATAAAGAAGACATTTCGGTGTTTGGTGACCTTATTCGTCAAATCAAGAATACTTTGTCTCAGTTCCCTGCTGCTCGGCTGTCTCACGTCCGTCGCGAGGCTAACACCCTGGCTGATAAACTTGCGCATCGAGCTCTAGGGTTAGATGAAGTAGCCATTTGGATTGGAGATGACCCCTGTAATCTTATTGAACTTCTTTCTTTCTAG
- the LOC115724456 gene encoding jasmonate-induced oxygenase 4, with protein MGSLPKSVQELALQGEQVPENFLYKDGHGGSTDVPVMDIPVVDIGLLATSAQELQKLNSALTNFGCFQGINHGMSLEYLNQVREITKEFFHLPLEEKQKYLREENDIEGYGNDMVLSDQQKIDWSDRLYLVIYPEDQRKLKHWPENPKNFRSMTHEYSVKIQSISQVILKAMARSLNLEENCFVEQYGKRSKLYERFTLYPRCPRPDLIVGCKPHADGSAITLLLPDKSVEGLQILKDNQWFKAPIIPEALLVNVGDQAEISSNGAFKSPLHKVLTNSERERISLAVFYVPEPDKEIGPFEGLIDESRPRLYRPVKNYVDIYFQYYQQGRRPMEASKIQD; from the exons ATGGGGTCTCTTCCAAAATCTGTACAAGAATTGGCTCTCCAAGGAGAACAAGTACCTGAAAACTTTTTGTACAAAGATGGTCATGGTGGATCTACAGATGTCCCAGTCATGGATATTCCAGTTGTTGATATTGGTCTTCTTGCTACTTCTGCACAAGAGCTTCAGAAGCTCAACTCAGCTCTCACCAACTTTGGTTGCTTTCAG GGAATAAACCATGGTATGTCACTTGAATATTTGAATCAAGTGCGTGAAATCACAAAAGAATTTTTCCATCTTCCATTGGAAGAGAAGCAGAAATACTTGAGAGAAGAAAACGATATTGAAGGGTATGGGAATGACATGGTTCTTTCAGATCAACAAAAAATTGATTGGAGTGACCGTCTCTACCTTGTTATATACCCTGAAGATCAGAGGAAGCTCAAACATTGGCCTGAAAATCCCAAAAATTTTCG GTCTATGACACATGAATATTCTGTGAAGATTCAATCAATAAGCCAGGTTATCCTTAAGGCCATGGCAAGGTCACTGAACTTGGAAGAGAATTGTTTTGTGGAGCAGTATGGGAAAAGATCAAAACTTTATGAAAGGTTCACCCTATACCCGAGATGTCCAAGGCCCGACCTTATTGTTGGTTGCAAACCACATGCAGATGGGTCGGCGATCACTCTTCTCTTGCCCGACAAATCGGTTGAGGGTCTGCAGATTTTGAAAGACAACCAGTGGTTCAAAGCTCCTATCATTCCTGAGGCTCTTCTGGTTAATGTTGGTGATCAAGCTGAG ATATCGAGTAATGGAGCGTTTAAGAGCCCGCTACATAAAGTGTTGACAAATTCAGAAAGGGAGAGGATTTCTTTGGCTGTCTTTTATGTGCCAGAGCCGGATAAAGAGATTGGACCTTTCGAAGGGCTGATCGACGAATCAAGACCCAGATTGTACAGACCAGTCAAAAACTATGTTGACATTTATTTCCAATACTATCAGCAGGGGAGGAGGCCAATGGAAGCATCAAAAATCCAAGACTAA
- the LOC115725067 gene encoding arogenate dehydrogenase 1, chloroplastic, whose protein sequence is MLSLSPLHISFPKPSSLHSCLHHPFLSLSISSYKAHTATRLCHGFRRCRQRRLKVQAIDAAQFFDYESKLAAEFYDSNKLKIAVIGFGNFGQFLSKTFIRHGHTVLAHSRSDYSLTAQNIGVSFFKDLDDLCEEHPDVILLCTSIISAEFVLESLPLQRLKRSTLIVDVLSVKEFPKSMLLKALPGDFDLLCTHPMFGPESGRRGWNGLYFVFDKVRIGDEESRVSRCDKFLSIFAREGCRMVEMSCAEHDRLAAESQFITHTVGRLLERLELDSTPINTKGYETLLDLVENTAADSFDLYYGLFMYNKNSLEMLERLDLAFEALKKLLFGRLHDVVRKQLFGNSEKLQISRENNTVPTYSPNGSALSPFSDAIRSRKSVVPSDNKIQIFNNLDKDLKLKIAIIGFGNFGQFLAKRIVRHGHTVLAYSRSDYSDVAQRLGVSYFAGVDDLCEEHPDVILLCTSILSTEKILMSLPIQRLKRNTMFVDVLSVKEFPRNLFLQNLPPGFDILCTHPMFGPESGKNGWNGLTFVYDKVRIGSDEPRVLRCNRFLDIFAREGCQMVEMSCAEHDKHAAGSQFITHTMGRILEKLGLESTPIDTKGYETLLKLVENTAGDSFDLYYGLFMYNVNAMEQLERLDLAFESLKKQLFGRLHGVLRRQLFENAEPEVLMEKPVLMLSENGTMIQSSSETYNFEKE, encoded by the exons ATGCTTTCTCTCTCACCTCTTCACATCTCATTCCCCAAACCTTCATCTCTTCATTCTTGCCTTCATCACCCATTTTTGTCTCTATCTATCTCCTCCTATAAAGCTCACACCGCCACTCGCTTATGTCACGGCTTTCGCCGATGCCGACAACGTAGGCTCAAAGTTCAAGCCATCGACGCCGCCCAATTCTTCGACTACGAATCTAAACTCGCTGCAGAGTTTTATGATTCAAACAAGCTCAAGATCGCTGTAATTGGGTTTGGTAACTTCGGCCAATTTTTGTCCAAGACATTCATCCGACATGGTCACACCGTTCTCGCTCACTCTCGGTCCGATTACTCTCTCACGGCACAAAACATCGGCGTCTCTTTCTTCAAAGACCTCGACGATCTCTGCGAAGAACATCCTGATGTGATTCTTCTGTGTACTTCGATAATCTCCGCCGAGTTCGTCCTTGAGTCACTGCCGCTTCAGAGATTGAAGCGGAGCACGTTGATCGTCGATGTTCTCTCCGTGAAAGAATTCCCCAAAAGCATGTTGCTGAAGGCACTCCCTGGTGACTTTGATCTCCTCTGCACGCACCCCATGTTTGGACCCGAGAGCGGTCGCCGCGGGTGGAATGGTCTTTACTTTGTCTTCGACAAGGTTCGGATTGGGGACGAGGAATCTAGGGTTTCCAGGTGCGATAAATTTCTGAGTATTTTCGCTAGAGAAGGGTGTAGAATGGTGGAGATGAGCTGCGCCGAGCACGATCGATTGGCGGCTGAATCACAGTTCATAACTCACACTGTTGGAAGGCTCTTGGAGCGGCTGGAGTTGGATTCGACGCCGATTAACACCAAAGGATATGAGACATTATTGGACTTGGTTGAGAACACTGCTGCTGATAGCTTTGATTTGTATTATGGGTTGTTTATGTACAATAAGAACTCGCTTGAGATGTTGGAGAGGTTGGATTTGGCGTTTGAGGCTTTGAAGAAGCTGCTTTTTGGGCGTTTACATGATGTTGTGAGGAAACAACTGTTTGGGAATTCGGAAAAGTTGCAGATTTCCCGGGAAAATAACACGGTGCCTACTTACTCTCCGAATGGTTCTGCTTTGTCACCTTTTTCGGATGCTATTAG GTCACGGAAATCTGTTGTACCCAGTGATAATAAAATCCAGATTTTTAATAACTTAGATAAGGACTTAAAGCTTAAGATTGCCATTATTGGATTTGGCAACTTTGGTCAGTTCCTGGCTAAAAGGATTGTGCGTCATGGCCACACCGTTTTAGCCTATTCGCGATCAGACTACTCGGATGTTGCTCAAAGATTAGGGGTTTCCTACTTTGCTGGTGTTGATGATCTTTGTGAAGAACATCCAGATGTGATACTTCTTTGTACTTCTATTCTTTCAACTGAAAAAATTCTCATGTCATTGCCAATTCAAAGATTGAAGAGAAATACCATGTTTGTTGATGTGCTATCTGTTAAAGAATTCCCAAGAAACTTATTTCTGCAAAATTTACCGCCTGGTTTCGATATTCTCTGCACACATCCTATGTTTGGACCAGAGAGTGGTAAGAATGGGTGGAATGGCCTAACTTTTGTTTATGACAAGGTTAGGATCGGAAGTGACGAGCCACGAGTGCTGAGGTGCAACAGGTTTCTTGATATCTTTGCACGAGAAGGGTGCCAAATGGTGGAAATGAGTTGTGCAGAACATGATAAACATGCAGCGGGATCACAATTTATTACACATACAATGGGAAGAATTTTGGAAAAGTTGGGGTTGGAGTCGACACCAATCGACACAAAAGGGTACGAGACTTTGTTGAAATTGGTGGAGAACACCGCAGGAGATAGCTTTGATCTTTACTATGGCTTGTTCATGTATAATGTAAACGCAATGGAGCAACTAGAGAGATTAGACCTGGCTTTCGAATCATTGAAGAAGCAACTTTTTGGCCGTTTACATGGTGTTCTTCGGAGGCAATTGTTTGAGAACGCTGAACCTGAAGTTTTGATGGAAAAACCTGTGTTGATGCTGTCTGAAAATGGTACCATGATCCAATCTTCTTCGGAGACTTATAACTTTGAGAAAGAATGA